The Medicago truncatula cultivar Jemalong A17 chromosome 7, MtrunA17r5.0-ANR, whole genome shotgun sequence genome includes the window GTAGGCAGAGTTAGTGCTCATTCAAACTGTTTCCAACACAAATCGTTTTGAACGTGATCATGAAAATGTAAATGCTGACAATATTTATTATGGAAAGCATTGAGGATATCATAAGCCACAACAATAATTTTGGATGTTGtgcaaaaaaatttctttcCTATGCATCTGTGCATATTTTACATTAACTGTTTTGTGTGGAATGGGGATGATCTATGAGAAGTTTAAAGGTCGCATTAAATGTAGTGTGTTGTTTCCGGTGCTTGCATTTTCTCTATATAAAGGATTCATTCCTTTCTTTGACATACACGTATCACTTTGACAATTATAAGGTAGCAGTTTCTAATATCAAGTTTGACAGACTGTTTAACAATGGCTCCTATCATCACTCCGGTATCCTCAATTGTTGCTGGAAAAATTAACATCAAGCTTCGTGTGCGTGTTATCAACCTTTGGACGGTTCCAGATTTTTCAAGGCCAACTGAGGACAACTTCATTCATTTGCTTCTAATGGATGAAAAGGTAAActatgatgaaatttttttatctaCAACAGAAATTcgtataaaaattaatttgggCGTGTAACTTATTGTTTGTTGAAACATGCAGCTTGGAAAGATTCAAGCAACCGCCAAGAAAACCCTCATTCCTAAGATACGATCATTGGTTCAAGATGGGGCAGCATATGAGATTCAGAATGTGTTGGTTGCTCACAATGAGATTAGGTATAGATGCACTGGCCACAGGTGGAAATTGAATCTGATAGATCAAACAAAATTCACAAAGATTGATTGCAACACAATACCTGAGTACCATTTTGAATTTGTGCCTTTCAAGGAGATACTTGAATCAACCAAGGAAGACAGACATGTTGGTAGGGAAATATGGCCTCcctaaatatgataaaaaaaaagtgtatgtAGGTTTACTTTTGACTGTTTATCTAATGCTCTAATGCTTATGTTCAGATGTCATAGGACGTGTGGTGGAGAGAGATTCCTTGAAGGAGAAGGAAGTTCTTGGAAAAAAATCGATGGTACTTGACATAACTTTGGAGGATACTGAGTAAGTGTATATATCTATGTCCatttctaatatatattttcacaCTTCAATTTTGTTTCATAGATTAAATGTGCTCctaaatatataatcaaatgtATATGTCAAACATTCAGGGGCAATAGGATCCACTGTTCTTTGTGGGACACCTACGCTATTAGGATGGATGCATATCTCACCGTCCATGATCCGAATTCTCCAGTCATTGTTGTAATCCATTTATGCAagcttaaaaaatattatgccACAATGGGTATTTCAAATGCTTTTTATGGAACGAAACTAATTTTGGATGATGATCATCCTGTTGTTAAAGAATTTCTTTCTAAGTAAGCATCTAATATTGTTGatgtaaaatatttatcaatttaATCATCACTGCAAATTGTATGTGCatttatactttattttttgaattatcaGGATTGATGGTGCTGATGTTGAGGTTACACAGGGTGTAAGCCAAATTACCGGATCATTGATTGTTCCATTAGCTGAAGATATGCTTCAGTCAAGAATGATGACTATCGAGGACTTAATCGAGTCGTCTGACGTATAATACACAATctgcttatttattttattgttttccaCCATCTATAAATACACAATTCTGATTGTTTACTCTGTATAATTCATTggctgttttattttttgtgagcAGCAATGTGTGGTAATAGTGCTTGCCTCTATAATTGGTATTGAAGCAGAATATAGCTGGTATTATGATGCATGTACTAAATGTGCTGGTAGGATCAAAATTATTGCTGGAAGAATGTTTTGCCCAAGGTGTAACCAGAGCAGGAATGCTGTTCCTAGGTAAGTAGTTGCACTTTCGATAAGGTCGCCACCTCAATTAACTGTCTTAAaagaattgtttgtttttagttttggttaTTAATGTTTGATATATGCGCTTTAAGATTCGAAACAATGTCTGTTTATAATTGCTTATGACATCCTTTTAATCTATTAAAAGAGATTTTTCCAAACATTTTGAAGGTTCAAATTGCATGTGCAAGTTATGGACAATACCGGTTCCACAAGTTTCATTCTTTTTGATCGTAATGTGTCAAACTATGTTGGGAAAAGTGTGCAGGATTTAATTGATTCACAAGGCCAGGTAATAGATTTaatttcagggactaaaaagcATCATTTTGACGTTTGGGATATGATTTTTAGGTTAATGAATATAATTTGGTTTTCCTAATTGCAGGGTAACAATGATAAAGGATACCCGTCAGATCTTGATGTCTTAGTTGGAAAGAAAATGTTGTTCAAGGTGGAGATCACAGATGGAAATTTGCATCTTAGCTGGCGTAATTATGGTGTGAAGAGGACAACAGATGATCCTGATCTAATAAGCCAGTTTTCTAAGCGTCATAATCTCAAGGTATACTTTCTttctataaaaaagaaatttcccTTTTAATGGGTTTTATTGGTAAACCTGTATTTCTCATAGCATTGTTCAAGTGCAGATAaccattgatgatgatgaagattgcGGTGAAGATGTTGCATTAACCCATGCTGCTGTTGTGTCCGAAAATGTATACACTCTTAACCCATGCTTCGTTGTTTATCATGGTCCTTCATTTTTGCACACTGACGATTAACTTATCAATGAATCTCTTAATGTTTGGAGTAAACAGGTTAAGATGATTGAAGGTGGTGACTCAAACAAAACTGAGCTGGACCAGAAAGAAGGTGAGAAAACCCCATGTAGCAAGTCTGGAGAAAAAAGATCTGCTGATGCTGATGTATCTGCTGAGGTGGGAATTGATATTCTTGGAGAAAGGTCAATCAACAAACCACGAAAGCTCAAAAGTGTTAAGATTGAGAAAGCGGCTTGATGAGGAACGTGACAGTTTAACCGATTATGTACTGTTTAATTGAATCCAGATTTTGTCTTCATTCtggatcaatttaatttatttagtttctttttgCTCATTTCCCTTTTTTAAGACTCATGTTGTTCGAATCAAGTACTGGTGCCATATATGGCCTttttatctttatgttttatgaatttGGTTTGTCATGGATCTATTCAAACTGTGAGTTTCAATTATGTCTGTCacatttttatttccatttaGCTTCTGATTATGTTTGAAGGTAATTGTCTTCaaaaactttgatttttatgagtGATGCCAATGCAACAACTCATATGTTTATGTGCTTAAATCAAACCAGGTTATTCAGTGTTTACGTTTCTTTAGCACTTTGCTATATGAGATTCTGCTATGTATGCCATGCTTctaaaatcatatttgataTTCAAAAACCATATCAGGCGGTCAATTACCCGTCTAAGCTTGGATCATAATCTCAGCATTCTAATAACTTAGCCCCAAAAACAAATAGGAACCAatactatataaaaaataaaaacataagggAAAATCAAATAAGtgaattaattgaaatttgaaatggcAATGAAATTGCTTTTCACATCTCCAACTCAATGTAGGATGAGAAAATTGTCGCTGTTATCAGGCTATTGAAAAAAGTATATTCATGCTGAAGAGGGAATTCTACCATTAAACTTTATTTCACACAAGAGTATGAAAAAAATAGTCACAGTCTCACACAATCAGAGAAAGAGACAGAGAGATCAGGTATCAAACAAAGCATATCATATCCTAACAAGACATGTTCTAACTTACTTGGAAGCAAAGGTTAGGCAGTTCTTTATACTGTAGAGTATTTTGCTATCACATTCAGATTTACTTCTGCTGGTTTCTGAAACTAATTCCAAAGTCTGAATCTGTTCAAGAATGCATATCAAGAAGTTGCCAGATAGATGAAGAACACCAAGATCTATATCATTGTATGTTAACTTGAAAGCAGTGCTACTCCCTAACATGCTGACATTTTCATCAAGCCACCTATTTATCAATTTGCACAGATCCCCTGAGAAATTGGTGGTTGTTGAACATCCAAAGCCTGCACTAAGAGAACCATAAAGTGATTTCCATGTTTGAATAACAAGTTCAAGACTTGGCTTTTCGTCTGCTGATACAGGATACTTTTCCATAGAACCACTAGCATTTGACGAGGTCAATCTTGGAACTTCAGCAATGTAatgtttatttcaattttttattagataatTAAGTTGGCCTATGATGTCATGTGCAAGCATTATGAACCAGACTCTTGAATAACCCCACGTATTAATCTTGGAAAGCAAAAATACAGCTGTTAGTATCATATAATGCCACTTAGTAAGTCAAAGTTACATACTCTAATATATTTGACcatcgaagaaaaaaaaacattacatacTCTGATCTCTTTGAtcatcaaagaaaaatatatatgtgtatACAGCCAGAAagaatataattgtttttatatatttctttattaGGAAGGGGTCCTCTGTATTTTTCCTTTCCATTGTCATAGTTTTGGGGTGTATAGAGGACATATCAAACTCATATAATATCACATCATCATGTCTATGCTCCGAAAACCGTAGTAATGGAGAAGATTAGTTCCTTTATTTATCGGGGATATTAGTAAACGGTGAAGAGGTAAATTATGAAATGTTGACTTAAAAATAGAACATAATGCTTTTCTAATTTACCATGTGATCTCTGGGATTTGGACGTCTCTGCAATTCCATCTCATCAAACTCAAAGATTGGCAGCAACTCCACTGCATTGATACCAAGCTCTAAAAGGTGTGGGATCTTAGAGGCAAGCAACAAAAAGAGTTTAAGTAATGTAatgtttatttcaattttttattagataatTAAGTTGGCCTATGATGTCATGTGCAAGCATTATGAACCAGACTCTTGAGTTTTTGCCAtagaaaataacattatttttattagatAATTAGGTGTCTATTGAGTTTCCCACTGTCAACCTGTCATTTATTGTTGCGGTGATTAAGGACAAGCAATATCAACCAGATTATGCCTTTTTTCATGTAGTCTTATGCGTTTCTCAATACATTGGGACAAATCTTCTATACATATTTACCATTTAACCTGATATTACTTCCCATTGAATGACCTGAACAACATATGACTCTGCAATCATGTCTGAAAGAGATGCTGGCGAATTGGTGCCTAAGAAAAGGCAAAAGGTTCTCAATAATCCATTGTCTGACATTACTAACGGTGATCATTCTGAACTCTTTGCTTTATTATTGTGCGTGTGTAAGAGCTAATTTGTAATGTGAAATCTTTTCTCCTCTCGATTACAGTTGTTCTATCCAAACAATCTACAATTCGAAGACTAGCACCTGTCAAATCTGGAAAATACACACTCAGGCATTTACCAAGTTCAAATGTATCTAATGATATTTATGgagcacaaaagaaaaaagaaatactcCAGATGGAATGCAGCGAAAATGGGGAAGATCCTGATGTTCCCAACAACACACACGGTATGGTTACATGTCAATATCTGAAAATCATCTTTCAGTTAATATCCAACATATTGGATAATAAATAGATTACTTCTTATAGAGTACATTGGTTAAGGCGTTGAAATTACTCTGATGCACATTTTTTTCATATAGCAGTTTCCCTACAGGATACAATCAACAACTTTGGAATACATCCAATGGAAACAGAATGCAATGAGAATGGCAAAATATTTGAGATACCTGACAATGATTGTGGTAATTAATTTACACCTTCAACCTCAAATTTAATAAGTTAAACTACCTTATTATCGAAGTGTTTATAGCATactttttaaaacaatattctGACATTTTTGTTTCCAATATAACCGTTTCTATCACAGACAAATATCTAGGAAGCACATCCATAGCTTTTAACGGTGATTTCAATGAATATGGGAATCAAGATTGTGACGAAGACTGCGATGAGAACTATGAACGCGACGACATCCCTTTCAATGATATTGGTATTTTCTCTATATTGTTTGCTATTCTAAATGGCAGGACTTCTAACGAATTACTTCTAACGAATAATAACTTAATGAATGTTTAACCAGCGGATGATGTCGACATCATGGATGCAGAAGCTGATGCAGACGACACATGTAAGTGTAATTGCATAACACATTATATAGAGTTGTTCATTAGTACAAGCTTATTCTTTCCAAGGGGACCTCTATGCATTTGAGATTGTTTTGTTATCATTCTATTAAAAGTTGTTGTACCATTTGTAGCGTACTTTCAAATTGGAGAGCCGCGTTTTACATGCGAATGGTGTGGGGCATTAATGTGGTACGAAGAGAGGGTAAACAAGCAACGTGATACATCAAATCCGGAGTTTTCAATGTGCTGTATGCAGGGAAGGATAGAAATTGCACCGTTTAAAAGACTGCCTCAACCACTGTATGATTTATATCATAACAATGACAGAAAAAGCAAGTTTTTCCTAGAAAATATACGATCATTCAATTCCATGTTTGCATTTACTTCTATGGGGGGGACTATAGATACAACAAGGAATAATGGTAAAGCTCCGCCTGTATTCGTCCTAAATGGAGAGAACTACCACCGTATCGGAAGTTTGCTCCCAAAAGACGGTGACCAACCAAAGTTTGCTCAGCTGTATATCTACGATACAGATAATGAGCTTCGCAATAGAATGTCGTGTGTTAGGTAACTTAGTATACGATTTTATGTTTGGTTAACACGTGTTTGTCATGCTACAAgacattgttatattttattttgctcCTACTAACATTTTCGTTATTTTAATACAGCATGGAAGACGataaaaactcattaaaaaaagatttagtcGAAGAGATACGACATATCCTCGACCGATCAAATTCATATGTCCAATCTTATAGGATGGTCCGTGATAAGTTATTGGAAAACAATGCTCCGACCATAAAGCTGCGAATTCTCGGCAAGAGGGGTTATGATGGTAGACGTTACAATTTGCCCACCGCTTCCGAGGTGGCAGCTTTGGTTGTTGGGGATTACGATGCCGCTGATTTCGAACGAGACGTTGTGGTCGAAGAACGATCAGGTTTGCTTAAGCGTATATCGGTATTTGAAACATCTTACTTGCCATTGCAGTATCCTTTGATATTTTCAAGAGGTGAAGATGGTTTTCGTAGGGATATCAGGTTTAGCGACAGACCTAAGAAGAAGCCTATTAATCGAACATACGTTTCAATGAAAGAGTGGTTCGCATATAAGATCCAGCAGAGAGATATTCAACATTCACAATTGTTGTTTTCTAGACGTCTGTTGCAACAGTTTTGTTGTGACGGGTATAGTATGATAGAGTCATGGCGATTAAAGTGGTACAGAGATCATCAGAAAGAAGTCAGGGCTGAC containing:
- the LOC112416738 gene encoding replication protein A 70 kDa DNA-binding subunit D, with translation MAPIITPVSSIVAGKINIKLRVRVINLWTVPDFSRPTEDNFIHLLLMDEKLGKIQATAKKTLIPKIRSLVQDGAAYEIQNVLVAHNEIRYRCTGHRWKLNLIDQTKFTKIDCNTIPEYHFEFVPFKEILESTKEDRHVDVIGRVVERDSLKEKEVLGKKSMVLDITLEDTEGNRIHCSLWDTYAIRMDAYLTVHDPNSPVIVVIHLCKLKKYYATMGISNAFYGTKLILDDDHPVVKEFLSKIDGADVEVTQGVSQITGSLIVPLAEDMLQSRMMTIEDLIESSDV
- the LOC11425908 gene encoding uncharacterized protein yields the protein MFCPRCNQSRNAVPRFKLHVQVMDNTGSTSFILFDRNVSNYVGKSVQDLIDSQGQGNNDKGYPSDLDVLVGKKMLFKVEITDGNLHLSWRNYGVKRTTDDPDLISQFSKRHNLKITIDDDEDCGEDVALTHAAVVSENVKMIEGGDSNKTELDQKEGEKTPCSKSGEKRSADADVSAEVGIDILGERSINKPRKLKSVKIEKAA